Within Engraulis encrasicolus isolate BLACKSEA-1 chromosome 8, IST_EnEncr_1.0, whole genome shotgun sequence, the genomic segment TGCTGAACTTGAGGACGAAGGTGATCACTGCCTTGGGCCTGCACAACGCCAAGAACGCAGAAGTGCTCACCACGCTGTTGGGGGCCAGCTTCCTGAAGGGCAGCCCCCGGCACGCCAAGGGGGCGTACGTGCTGCTGGTCACCCTGCCAGAGTCGCTGAGGTGGGAGATGGAGTGCGAGATGCTGCTCGTCGTCAACACGGAAGGTTTGAACCACCCGGGCCTGCCGTCGGAAGCAGCGCAGAACACGATTCACGATCACGAGTTGGCCACCTTCGTCACGGGGCTCTGCGATATCCTGCTGCTGAATCTGAAGGCCGAGAACGAGGCAGAGATGCGAGACACGCGCCAGGTGGCCGTGAGCGCCCTCCTCCGCAACAAAGAGCTGGAGAAGATGCCTGTCTGCCAAATCATGAGCCAGGACGAAGGGCCCGACACCAAGGCCTTGGCCTTGCACATGAGTCGGGTCGTCCAGGTGTTGTCCGTAGACAAAACGAGTGAGGACTCTTTCACAccaagtagcagcagcagcccctgCCTATTGGGTCCCTGGAACAACAGCattctctactctcccctcagCCCAGAGTGCACCAAGGTCGCTCTGGAAATCAAGAACCTGCTGTTTGCCACCACGCAGAAGTGCGCCCGGAGCCAGGTGACCCGGCTGCCGCAGTTCATGGAGTCCATCCACCAGCTGTGGGAGGCCATCAAGCACGGCTCGTTCCCGCTTCCCTTCGACGGCGACACCGGCGTGGCGGACACCTTCAGCGGCGTGTGCGACAAGATGATCGCCGGAGAGCAGAAGATGGAGAGCCACATGCAGGGCTTCCTGGGAGGAGTGGACGACCGCATCTCAGACATGCGGAAACAGCGGCGCAACTCGGAGGACATCCTAAGGACGCTGGAGGacgagacggagagggagacgaAGACGCAGAGCGAGAGGATACAGGCGAGCCTGGAGGAACATTTCAGGAGAGACGATATCGACTTCCAGCTCGTCAGCAATTACAAAGCCAGCTTCAGAAGCAGTGTCAACACCTACGGTAGTCAGACGACCACCGAGCTCAACAAGACGCTCGAGTCTGCCACAGATGTGTACGACCTGTCTGCCAGGATTAAGGCACTGCAAACGGCCATTGAGGCAGCACTTGAGGTGAAGATGCGAGCACTTTTAAATGATAGCCGAGAGAACGACACGTGCATACTGGACAGCAGGCTGGAATCAGAGTTTGCCAGCGTTTGGAACGAAATACCAACCAACCTGGAACAGAAGGCAGTGGAGTCCCAAGACATTGTTGCAAAAGTGAAGCAAGAGTTGCGCAGTAATCTCAGGATTCGGGTCTTGCAGAAATACATTGACAAACTCGAATACATCGGCAACCCAGGCCTCCCTGACTTCGAAGTGCGAAACGATCACTTTGGCTTCCGCAGCAAGGTGAAGAGGACTCTGTCCAACGACAAAGAAGAAGCGCCGAAGTTCGCCGCCAAAATGATCAATCAGTGCGGCCTCAACGTCGAAGAAAAAGTGAAGAGAAAGGAGACCTACAAAGACAAATATGCAACCGAGCTCCTCGAGGTCGTCGACAAGGGCCTGCACATGAAAGACTTCAACGCCAACTCCCAGTTCGAGATCGACCTCAAAGTCTTCATCTGCAACAAAGCCGCCCTGGCTTTTCTGGAGCTTCAGAACAAGCTGATCCGACAGATGAACTCCAAGGAGAAGTTTCTGCACGACAACAAGGAGAAGTACATGCTTGACTTCATGTaccatgtatgtatttatttatttattatttttaactaACTAATGTGTTAACTAATgtgctttgtttatttatctatttgatttctctctagccttcactgtacagcactttggtcagttttgtaccgtttttaaatgtgctttataaataaaagttaCTTACTAAATTTATTACCAGTTCCGCAAGAGGGACCAGTGTCAGAAGGCGGCGCGCACCTTCACCAACCTGTGCCTGAAGCCCGCCGTGCAGGGCTACATCCAGAACTCCCTGGGGGCGGCCATCTTGGACGACATCTTGAAGAAGGACGGCCAGAGGTTCAACGGACCCAGAGACTTCCATTACCACGTCCTCAGGGACCTGCTGGCGGAGGATAGCTTCGAGAGCTTCTACGAGTTCCTCCAATCCGGCGAGACCTACAGCCGCAAGAAGATCCACGACCAGCTGATTGGCTACTTCTCCGGAACCGTCATGGTGGACGACGGACGCGACCAGCGCAAGGTAACATTAAGATGATTACTACTAGCTTAGATGGTTTTAACCCCTTTaagacacaccatacacacatttttttcctaaagagtagaaaaaaagagaggaaaaagaaactatgagcctatgttataaccttactgtcatcaaaattgtaatggctgtgtctcaaTCTGCTCCtgttaatgtcatagcaatgttgttaagatgtagttgagtattttcagcaaatagtgaataggcccgccggcgaccccatctgcagtattAAGATGATTAATAtcatagattagtgtttctcaacgggggtactacagccccccagggggcgttggggagccctaggggggcgttgagaaggatacagttgagagggggcggtgcttagttgtcattgggggcattagtccattttatttttttaatactaaggggggcgttggcaggcttatgatgaggtcaagggggcgttgggaggcttaggatgaggtgtTGGGGGCATttgtccaaaaaaggttgagaaccagatggttttaacccgttaagacacaccaTTATAAATACTAAAGTGCTAAAGTGCTAAAGAGAAGAGATAAGAGAGGAAAACAAAACTAAATTGTGTTATAGTAGAtgattaacccctttgcgcagagcctatgttataaccttactgtcaccaaaattgtaatggctatgtcttaatatgttacttacggctctctgtaatgtcatagcgatgctgttatgatgtagttaagtattttcagcaaatagtgaataagcctgccgacgaccccatctgcagtaagaggctacgatgaTTAATAGCTTAGACACACGTTATAAATTGTGTGCTAAAGAGTACAGAAAATCGAAGAAAAcaaaactatattgtgttatagtagttgataattaattaattatcactattcattcgttcattcaggACGAAATCTTCGGAAGGTAATATTAAGATGATTACTAGCTTAGATGGTTTTAACCTGTTAAGTCACACCATTATAAATGGTGTGCTCAagagtagagaaaagagaagaaaacgaaactaattaattaattatcactattcattcgttcattcaggACGAAATCTTCCAGAAGATCGACAAGTCGGTGCAGGAGGCGGCCGGCGATGATAGCGGCAGGGAGCAGAGCAACCTGCGACAGCTTCTGGCCTCCATTTGCCACAGCCTGACCACGGGCGCAGGAGGAGTCACCGTCCCCCAGGAGGCGCTGGTGGGCCCGCTCTTCGACATCAATACGCACCGCGAGATCTTCATCGCCAACCTGCGGGACGCCACCGAAGAGCTGAGTCAGGAGATGGACGTGGAGCTGCGGCAGACACGCGACAAAGTGGACATCACGCCAGACCTGCTGTACCGGctgcaggtagtgtgtgtgtgtgtgtgtgtgtgtgtgtgtgtgtgggtgtgtgtgtgggtgtgtgtgtgtgtgtgtgtgtgtgtgtgggtgggtgtgtg encodes:
- the si:dkey-202l22.6 gene encoding interferon-induced very large GTPase 1 isoform X2 — its product is MPEQHYASVTCEAPTMDEGIGDELRSAVHPLDLITGAYMSSNSFLRQEITYHMVQSGFAVPLLLPAVWPDVNGTLLLWPFRGTMGVHKGASASSSAASSSSSASSSSLQDFQVKNMAVSRMAMISCVRLGELNVSKSRVLNRVLSGPRKKCAFFVHRDMEGGHLARSISEGMVEVGWNLPLGDPNGDTFSRPLLLANLRGDAAACDRPMSLLSRGSGILVVFFEKLEEADLEKLTYWRSMACHMVLVDTSHIYRDGERETHNRLLRKAVKELELEAGMVVSECRGEEEEIAVHLIEALDRVIPHLHGVNLVDLAGIGSDLCYNLDEDDFCHKAYQESEEVLRGMEDDPAQFKRDQLPLQDKPWKRLAVLYKEQCREDGGGHFNRERLKAEENGILEETKKHVVTPSMRAFIDALTTMHGVKRAYFLNWMKARLDATQWDTVSPPAAAIAQQVVVEQPSEDGVFLGLEHFLREMGLMYELCYHSKSTDSYVIRLPNLGAELLMHGVPLEIYDGDASCVPINWINRVLIELQKKVLLNLRTKVITALGLHNAKNAEVLTTLLGASFLKGSPRHAKGAYVLLVTLPESLRWEMECEMLLVVNTEGLNHPGLPSEAAQNTIHDHELATFVTGLCDILLLNLKAENEAEMRDTRQVAVSALLRNKELEKMPVCQIMSQDEGPDTKALALHMSRVVQVLSVDKTSEDSFTPSSSSSPCLLGPWNNSILYSPLSPECTKVALEIKNLLFATTQKCARSQVTRLPQFMESIHQLWEAIKHGSFPLPFDGDTGVADTFSGVCDKMIAGEQKMESHMQGFLGGVDDRISDMRKQRRNSEDILRTLEDETERETKTQSERIQASLEEHFRRDDIDFQLVSNYKASFRSSVNTYGSQTTTELNKTLESATDVYDLSARIKALQTAIEAALEVKMRALLNDSRENDTCILDSRLESEFASVWNEIPTNLEQKAVESQDIVAKVKQELRSNLRIRVLQKYIDKLEYIGNPGLPDFEVRNDHFGFRSKVKRTLSNDKEEAPKFAAKMINQCGLNVEEKVKRKETYKDKYATELLEVVDKGLHMKDFNANSQFEIDLKVFICNKAALAFLELQNKLIRQMNSKEKFLHDNKEKYMLDFMYHFRKRDQCQKAARTFTNLCLKPAVQGYIQNSLGAAILDDILKKDGQRFNGPRDFHYHVLRDLLAEDSFESFYEFLQSGETYSRKKIHDQLIGYFSGTVMVDDGRDQRKDEIFQKIDKSVQEAAGDDSGREQSNLRQLLASICHSLTTGAGGVTVPQEALVGPLFDINTHREIFIANLRDATEELSQEMDVELRQTRDKVDITPDLLYRLQDELFDRVKGCGEECPFCKAPCDEGDKDHTLHSCLWHRPKGLLSYSVSNSSSLSHSTCSQEVGGDNLFLNKDTAEASVPYKDYHTVYPSWYIKVAEAISPYWVYVLTRFNGRFAQTYQRDPADVPAHWSSVTKEDALASLRQAFYS
- the si:dkey-202l22.6 gene encoding up-regulator of cell proliferation isoform X1, which produces MSLYRKEMPPLNGNKSRMVAQNKALGSVMFMLGMRDFLRDPLDLTSMLHIANLTLEDETPAAPNFLLQSFLRRLWLYHPDARSPCCISMPEQHYASVTCEAPTMDEGIGDELRSAVHPLDLITGAYMSSNSFLRQEITYHMVQSGFAVPLLLPAVWPDVNGTLLLWPFRGTMGVHKGASASSSAASSSSSASSSSLQDFQVKNMAVSRMAMISCVRLGELNVSKSRVLNRVLSGPRKKCAFFVHRDMEGGHLARSISEGMVEVGWNLPLGDPNGDTFSRPLLLANLRGDAAACDRPMSLLSRGSGILVVFFEKLEEADLEKLTYWRSMACHMVLVDTSHIYRDGERETHNRLLRKAVKELELEAGMVVSECRGEEEEIAVHLIEALDRVIPHLHGVNLVDLAGIGSDLCYNLDEDDFCHKAYQESEEVLRGMEDDPAQFKRDQLPLQDKPWKRLAVLYKEQCREDGGGHFNRERLKAEENGILEETKKHVVTPSMRAFIDALTTMHGVKRAYFLNWMKARLDATQWDTVSPPAAAIAQQVVVEQPSEDGVFLGLEHFLREMGLMYELCYHSKSTDSYVIRLPNLGAELLMHGVPLEIYDGDASCVPINWINRVLIELQKKVLLNLRTKVITALGLHNAKNAEVLTTLLGASFLKGSPRHAKGAYVLLVTLPESLRWEMECEMLLVVNTEGLNHPGLPSEAAQNTIHDHELATFVTGLCDILLLNLKAENEAEMRDTRQVAVSALLRNKELEKMPVCQIMSQDEGPDTKALALHMSRVVQVLSVDKTSEDSFTPSSSSSPCLLGPWNNSILYSPLSPECTKVALEIKNLLFATTQKCARSQVTRLPQFMESIHQLWEAIKHGSFPLPFDGDTGVADTFSGVCDKMIAGEQKMESHMQGFLGGVDDRISDMRKQRRNSEDILRTLEDETERETKTQSERIQASLEEHFRRDDIDFQLVSNYKASFRSSVNTYGSQTTTELNKTLESATDVYDLSARIKALQTAIEAALEVKMRALLNDSRENDTCILDSRLESEFASVWNEIPTNLEQKAVESQDIVAKVKQELRSNLRIRVLQKYIDKLEYIGNPGLPDFEVRNDHFGFRSKVKRTLSNDKEEAPKFAAKMINQCGLNVEEKVKRKETYKDKYATELLEVVDKGLHMKDFNANSQFEIDLKVFICNKAALAFLELQNKLIRQMNSKEKFLHDNKEKYMLDFMYHFRKRDQCQKAARTFTNLCLKPAVQGYIQNSLGAAILDDILKKDGQRFNGPRDFHYHVLRDLLAEDSFESFYEFLQSGETYSRKKIHDQLIGYFSGTVMVDDGRDQRKDEIFQKIDKSVQEAAGDDSGREQSNLRQLLASICHSLTTGAGGVTVPQEALVGPLFDINTHREIFIANLRDATEELSQEMDVELRQTRDKVDITPDLLYRLQDELFDRVKGCGEECPFCKAPCDEGDKDHTLHSCLWHRPKGLLSYSVSNSSSLSHSTCSQEVGGDNLFLNKDTAEASVPYKDYHTVYPSWYIKVAEAISPYWVYVLTRFNGRFAQTYQRDPADVPAHWSSVTKEDALASLRQAFYS